The following nucleotide sequence is from Oryzias melastigma strain HK-1 linkage group LG3, ASM292280v2, whole genome shotgun sequence.
TGTCTTTAAACTACAAAGAGGTTCATTTTAGCCTGTTTTCGATAGTTTATCCTTGACTGGTTTTCAACAAAGTGTcacttgattaaaaaacaacaacattaaaaccaaaaaactgcAGTCGTTGtagaaaaagaaattcaaatcTCGCGATAGGATACCTGAGATCGTCTGCTGTCACTGTCACCTGAGGCTTGGGAGAGGAGTAGGAGAGCGCCGGGAATAAGAACAGCATGTATGATATGGCACCGGTTTTTAATCGTTTTTGGTGAACTATTTTAACTTGTGGGATATATACTATTGGTTGCTTGCAGTGTACAGTGTTTAACTTTTTATCTAGTCTGCGTTAAACATTTGACCGCTGTCGCCGTCCTCCTGTTAGCCTGCTAAGTTGTAGCGTTGCCAAGCTAGCATCTAAACGAGAGTTTGCTGTAAAGAACCGTCAGCTCTATTACAGAACCATAGAACcagaatcattaacaaaattGTATGACTTTATAAATTAGTATCCAATGTTTTAATCTGGAAATTGCATAAAgtgctattttttattaatgttagctaaattattagcaaGAAAACCTTGTCAAATAGTTAAGGAAGTAACCAACGTTTAGCTACTTGTAAACTGTTTACCGTACGAAATAATAAGTTACTGAATTAATTATTTAGAGCATTCACGTCTGTCTCATTAGAATAAGCAAATATCTTTGGTCTCCTGGTTTTCTCTTCGTTGAATGATATTTGGCATTTCATGTCTGAAGACGTTCTAGAGTTTTCTGTTCACATTCTATTGATTGCTGTTTAATGCCTTGCTGCTGGGCTTTACTTTCTGTGGCAGTGAGGATGTCTTTGAGTGAAGAGGGGTATGTGGTCCGGATCAGAGGACTTCCTTGGTCCTGCACACAAGAGGAGGTGGCAAGTTTCTTCTCTggtgtgcaaacacacacattcctACTTATTTAtaggacacatttttttttgtttgttttccttataaCACAAATGTCATGTATTTATCAAACAACTGGTGGAAAAATTACTTCcacaacttttaaagaaaataatttaagaagaatataaaagtaaaagttgaacTAATAgcttttagttaatttattacTCATATATTGATTCTGCAGCctacaaaataattttattctCAACATTTTGTGCTTCCTGTTGATACCTTATATTTtcactcttatttttttttaaacccactccaatgtgtttttggtgtttttaatgtgttcttgtagcattttcccaatgatggaggacatatataaagagaattaactttaaaatagcatttctcagtatttctttattcaaagtgtttatttaaaactgtacggctagcaggagagcatataaacaaaaagaagatgggaattaacagtcctgcccacaaattggaagcaaatttctaattaatgaatggtgctctgcagaaactatgtcctagaaaacaacacaggttttgatttgggggaaaaacagcataatcataattaaaagctcacatggaatgctttgaaaatagattagaACATGAATTGGAAgggaactttaaatgtttttagaattgCAGTATGGGACACTTATCCTGATGAAAGAGTGTTTTAGCACTTTTTATTGTTGCTACACTATAGTTGTTATATTCTGATGTGAACAAATATGATTGATAAATACCTTAAAAATCTAATTGTTATGCAGACTGTGACATCGTGGGGAAAATAAATGGAGTGTGTTTCACCTACTCTAAAGAAGGCCGACCCAGCGGTGAGGCCTTCATTGAGTTAAAAACGGCAGAGGATTTCAAGAATGCACTCGCCAAGGACCGTAAATACATGGGACACAGATACATAGAAGGTAAGTGATTTTTGAGTCTTAGCATTGTCTTCACCTTttatttcttctattttctGTTCCTTCTTTTTAGCACACGTCTGTCTCAACATGTATGTGGTTCCCAATGCCAACgaaatgtgttttggtttttgtctgaATCAGTTTTCAAGTCAAACCGCAGTGAGATGGACTGGGTACTGAAACGAAATGGTCCTGCTGACTATGACAGCTGCAGTGGCTGCATGCTGAGATTGAGAGGACTGCCCTTTGGCTGCAGCAAGGAGGAAATCGTTCAGTTTTTCTCAGGTATACGAATACTGAACACTAGTGTTTGCGGTAAAATGTTGTGGTACTTAAAAGCAATTCAAGGAAAAACGCCACAAAAcccatttttcaaacaaaataatgacACTTTTGTTATCTTTTTAGACTTGCATTTTAAAAGGGGCTAATTAACCAAAGCTCCCTAAAtgctcaaagtgtttttttaaacatccctCATGTATGTAATATTTCATATAGCCATACAAAATACTGCTCTGCATTTTTGATTTCTCAATACAGTTAAAaggctgaatattttaaagtaaaactcaaTTAAGAACCCTCTCATTAAGGTTTTTTCAGTTCAAAAGAAGTCTATTTTTTTGGGGTTATGCTTCAACAAAAGCCgttttgtttgttgatttttcttgAACAATGCCACTTCAAGTAagaaataatttagattttatattaaaagtgtaTATTCCCCTTTGCAAGTCAAGTTGTTTGCAGTAGTTTTGTAGTTGTATctagtcttttttatttaaatatatttacatatcAAAAATGTTCCTTCTTCCTTCACCCATTTCATTCTTACATGAAGGTATCATTTATTGCtagaaatgtgaaataattGTCAAATCAGGGCTATCCTTCCACAGTTTAGTCAGTTTCTTTGTTGTCATAATATTTCAACTCTAAAAACCTGAACAGTTGCAGTGGGTGTTGTTCTATCTGATCCGTCTACCTACCGACCTATGTATTTGTGTGCTTGGGTTGAAGGGTTGAGAATCGTGCCAAATGGGATAACTCTTCCAGTGGACTACCAGGGGCGGAGCACAGGGGAAGCCTTCGTGCAGTTTGCCTCAAAGGAGATAGCAGAAAAGGCTCTGGGGAAACACAAGGAAAGAATAGGGCACAGGTGGGACAGATGGGAGAGGGACGGGCTGGACTGGGTTTGGCTTCAATTCTATGGGTGATCTAAACAATTGGGGTTTAAAACAATAATGGCATTAATGGATGGGTTCTGCTGGTTGAATAAAGGACTGGTAAACTGTAACAATTCTGGTTAAACATTATGAAATTCATTTCCATTGAATTGCTTgtttaaaagacacatttaaatgagATGAATACTGGAATAACAGAACACTTGAactaaaattttacatttgtttcttttatgtatttatttttatcataatgttTGTGTGGTGGTCATTCCAAACAGTAATATTTGGCttaattttatgatttattgGTGCTTTCTTTATTTCCTTACATGAGCTGTAGATGGTTTTTGATGGAGTTGTGAGGAATGGATGCAGCTTCTATCTTTAAAGCtctctgttaaaaagttaaaatgttaaagcaaCACCTTTTGCACATCAAGGACTTTACTTTTTTACAGTAAGTTGCAGTGGGAAAGTTGATTGGGAAATCCTTTGGTGCAGCCCTAAGCCCAGCCAATGAAGGATATTTTGTCAAGGTTGTTTAAACATTCAGACAGCGATAGAGtttgtcttttgtgtgttttagcttCATAACTAAGCCTGTAACCAGACCTGATCCCACTCCTGCATCTTAACCCTGTCCTCTACTCCATTATATCCCTTGGGCCTCTCATTTTGCAGGTACATAGAGATTTTTAAAAGCAGTCGTAATGAGATCCAAGCCTACTACGATGTTCCCCGGCGAGGACTTGGGGGCCAGAGACCCAGTCCCTATGACAGGCCAATGATGTCGGGCCCCAGAGGGGGATACTACGGGCCAGGATCTGGTCGCAGTGGAGTTCTGATGGACAATATAAGGGCTGGAGGAGGTTATGGAGGAGGTATGTGAAGATGAataattcagtcttttttttgttttaaaatgtaatgatgtattcagactgcacaCATTTGGCTCGCTTAAAGTaaaccagagttcgtttccccaataatctggaacaaatcttgagtctgaatacagaccggGACCAGAAACctctctctgacccatcttttgaggagGTCTCTATTAGTTTCCAATAGGACTGAGCTCTGgttcgctctgagtttcctcagtctgaatagacgcCATCCTCAGAGGGgggaaaactgaaacaaaacagcCACCTTAGCTGGTATTTACAtgatgtaaacagaaagctgtGGACAAACGTGAAGCAGCGATGACACAGTAACCCATTGAAATGTGATTGGATGAATGCAGTCTcattaaaattacttttaatgtCATACTTTGATGATTAACTGGTCAGCGAAATATAGAATTTGAACATGTAAACTATTCCAACAAGGATTACAAAGCGCAGGACTTCCTTCAGTTTCCTTCTTTCGTTCCTTTGCCCCGCCCTGTTAATTTCTGGCCGACAGCTGAAGAgctctttagtcacatggttttatttacaagGTTTATTTCTGAACACAAACCAAACACAatgttcaggactcaatccagcccaaattaagcagactctGTCCAAACCAACAGATGTTTTCAGTCTGACGCCCTAAGAAATACATTAACTTAataaatacacatatatattattataaacCTTTGTAGTAATAGTTTGTTTCATTATCAgcctttcttctgttttataaGCAGTGTTGGTTAAAAAAGGAGCTGTGCTTTTTGTCTTTATGGTGCATCACACTGTTTATGGTTGGTATCCAGGTTACAGTAACTTTGACAACTACAATGGTTTCAACAACTACTGCTTTGGGAATGGGATGTTTGACGAGCGAGTAAGAGGAGAGAGGACGGGGAGAGGTAAGGTTCAAACTTTAGTGAGCCTGGTTTTCCAAAACGTCCTCCTACTATCCTAGTGTGAGATaacaatgattttgttttttccccaaaggAATGGGAAGCCACAGCTATGGTGGACAGAGTGACGGGGGCTCAGATTTTCACAACGGACATTTTGTCCATATGAGGGGGTTGCCTTTCCGCGCTTCAGAGGGAGACG
It contains:
- the hnrnph3 gene encoding heterogeneous nuclear ribonucleoprotein H3, whose amino-acid sequence is MSLSEEGYVVRIRGLPWSCTQEEVASFFSDCDIVGKINGVCFTYSKEGRPSGEAFIELKTAEDFKNALAKDRKYMGHRYIEVFKSNRSEMDWVLKRNGPADYDSCSGCMLRLRGLPFGCSKEEIVQFFSGLRIVPNGITLPVDYQGRSTGEAFVQFASKEIAEKALGKHKERIGHRYIEIFKSSRNEIQAYYDVPRRGLGGQRPSPYDRPMMSGPRGGYYGPGSGRSGVLMDNIRAGGGYGGGYSNFDNYNGFNNYCFGNGMFDERVRGERTGRGMGSHSYGGQSDGGSDFHNGHFVHMRGLPFRASEGDVAKFFSPLVPLRVHIDVAPNGKSTGEADVEFRSHEDAVAAMSKDKNHMQHRYIELFLNSTASGAETSRSERYYGGSGGSRSSGLRGAY